In Humulus lupulus chromosome 6, drHumLupu1.1, whole genome shotgun sequence, a single genomic region encodes these proteins:
- the LOC133783050 gene encoding (R)-mandelonitrile lyase 1-like, whose product MVAASFSLLLLIVLTSFHGKVLSSSFDHDFSYMKSVQNATELPLEEEYDYIVIGGGTAGCPLAATLSEKYSVLVLERGDVPESHPNVLSVAGFFANLMQEDDGNTPAQRFTSEDGVENVRGRVLGGTSMLNAGFFSRADSDLFLSELGLDLDMDSVVKAYEWVEETVVSRPASLAVWQSAFKDALVEAGVGPDNGFTLDHVVGTKASGSTFDDMGRRHGAVELLNRGDLNNLRIAVRATVERVIFSRDQTSKNSNPSASGVVYTDSKGKSHTALVRRPCGEVILSAGTLGTPQLLLLSGIGPHDYLSSLNIPIIHSQPNVGKFMADNPRNNINLMIPFPLDPSPPQVAGIAADYYIETVSYTLPFTPTPSPFSLLTPSSSSAVSVATIADKLSRPLSHGTLRLASPVDVKTSPLVRFNYFENPADLAMCVGAVRKMGEMLETKSMDQFKYKDLKGSRGFLFAGPALPANQSDDSAMEAFCKSSVTTFWHYHGGCLVGKVVDGDFRVMGTNALRVLDGSTFRMSPGTNPQATLMMLGRYIGLKMLSERREPYYNLVESQTEIY is encoded by the exons atggtgGCAGCTTCTTTTTCCCTACTTCTGCTTATAGTGTTAACTAGCTTTCATGGCAAGGTTCTATCATCATCATTTGATCACG ATTTTAGCTACATGAAATCGGTCCAAAACGCTACCGAATTGCCATTAGAAGAAGAATACGACTACATAGTGATAGGAGGAGGCACGGCAGGGTGTCCTTTGGCTGCAACTTTGTCAGAAAAATACTCAGTTCTCGTCCTCGAAAGAGGAGATGTTCCTGAATCTCATCCCAATGTGTTGAGCGTGGCAGGGTTTTTCGCTAATCTCATGCAAGAAGACGATGGCAATACTCCGGCGCAGAGGTTCACGTCAGAAGACGGCGTTGAGAACGTGAGAGGTAGGGTTTTGGGTGGCACGAGCATGCTGAACGCCGGCTTCTTCTCCCGAGCCGACAGCGATCTATTTCTATCCGAGTTGGGCTTGGATTTGGATATGGATTCGGTTGTGAAGGCGTATGAGTGGGTGGAGGAGACAGTTGTGTCGCGTCCAGCAAGTTTGGCAGTTTGGCAATCTGCGTTTAAAGATGCTTTGGTCGAAGCTGGTGTTGGTCCTGACAATGGTTTTACTCTAGATCATGTGGTTGGGACTAAGGCTTCTGGCTCTACGTTTGATGATATGGGGAGAAGACATGGTGCTGTGGAGCTTCTCAACAGAGGTGACCTTAACAACCTGAGAATTGCTGTTCGTGCTACTGTGGAAAGAGTTATTTTCTCTCGTGATCAAACATCCAAAAATTCAA ATCCGTCTGCAAGCGGTGTGGTATACACGGATTCAAAAGGAAAGTCTCACACGGCACTAGTACGGCGCCCCTGTGGAGAAGTTATTCTCAGCGCAGGCACACTAGGGACCCCACAACTTCTGCTACTCAGCGGAATTGGTCCACATGACTACCTCTCATCGCTCAACATTCCCATAATCCATTCCCAACCCAATGTAGGAAAATTCATGGCCGACAACCCACGCAACAACATCAATCTCATGATCCCATTCCCTCTCGACCCCTCCCCACCACAAGTGGCCGGAATCGCAGCCGATTACTACATAGAAACCGTCTCTTATACCTTACCATTCACTCCAACTCCATCACCCTTTTCTCTTCTCACGCCTTCATCTTCTTCCGCGGTGAGTGTTGCCACCATTGCCGATAAGCTCTCCAGACCCTTGTCCCACGGCACACTGCGCCTGGCTTCCCCGGTCGACGTGAAAACCAGTCCGCTCGTCCGGTTCAACTACTTCGAAAACCCGGCTGATCTTGCTATGTGTGTTGGCGCGGTGAGAAAGATGGGCGAGATGTTAGAGACTAAGTCTATGGATCAGTTTAAGTACAAGGACTTGAAGGGTTCGAGAGGTTTCTTGTTCGCGGGGCCTGCTTTGCCTGCAAACCAGTCTGATGATTCGGCCATGGAAGCCTTCTGTAAAAGCTCGGTGACCACCTTTTGGCACTACCATGGTGGATGCCTCGTGGGGAAGGTGGTTGATGGTGATTTTAGAGTTATGGGAACTAATGCACTTCGTGTTTTGGATGGTTCAACCTTTAGAATGTCTCCAGGGACAAACCCTCAGGCCACTCTTATGATGCTTGGCCG GTATATTGGTCTTAAGATGCTAAGCGAAAGAAGAGAACCATATTACAATTTAGTAGAGAGCCAGACCGAGATCTACTAA